From one Nilaparvata lugens isolate BPH chromosome 2, ASM1435652v1, whole genome shotgun sequence genomic stretch:
- the LOC120349738 gene encoding uncharacterized protein LOC120349738 — protein sequence MMSSHLVRVFYLLLLALIGCNGLITSGDGAEDDIHVKEVEIGANHELKCGCNDDDHRFQFWVINNNFVIGPNSYLYVDANKYKGDMLNGKLLIKVRFNQYNSERQGIYTCLCKHMDSRSYHVRSTELVVKRDWEQVYDNDKKTNTFRMMLLLGMMLLLGILIFVLLTLRNNRLVFLKDLDVGEPLNLDEEKAGTSYERLRNSSTQYGDHRASVSTYDNIPLDRGFPKEFHTNSSMQHV from the exons ATGATGTCGTCACACTTGGTTCGCGTATTTTACCTCCTTCTCTTGGCACTAATCGGCTGTAACGGTCTCATCACTTCTGGAGATGGAGCAGAGGATGACATTCACGTGAAAGAAGTTGAAATCGGCGCTAATCACGAGTTGAAATGTGGATGCAATGACGACGACCACCGCTTCCAGTTCTGGGTGATCAACAATAACTTTGTCATTGGTCCTAACAGTTACTTGTATGTTGATGCCAATAAGTACAAGGGAGATATGCTCAACGGAAAACTGCTGATAAAGGTGAGATTCAATca ATATAACAGTGAAAGGCAGGGTATTTACACATGTTTATGCAAACATATGGACAGCCGCTCTTACCATGTCAGATCCACTGAGTTGGTAGTCAAGAGAGACTGGGAACAAGTGTATGACAATGATAAAAAG ACAAACACGTTCAGAATGATGCTCTTACTAGGTATGATGCTTCTCCTGGGAATTCTTATATTCGTCCTGTTGACTTTGAGGAATAACAGATTAGTATTTCTGAAGG ACCTTGACGTGGGCGAGCCACTAAATCTCGATGAGGAGAAGGCAGGCACTTCTTATGAGAGACTGAGGAATTCTTCGACACAATATGGCGATCATAGAGCTAGTGTCTCCACCTACGACAATATACCTCTGGATCGGGGCTTCCCTAAAGAGTTCCACACCAATTCATCTATGCAGCACGTCTGA